A region of the Candidatus Methylomirabilis sp. genome:
ACTCGACTTCATGGCCCGCGAGGAGATCCTCGGGAAGCCGGTCGGCAACGATGTGAAGGAGGGGAAGATCACCTACCCCCTGATCCACCTCCTGCAGAGCGGGCCGGGGGAGGCCCGCGCCGCCCTGCGGGGCCACCTCGCCCGATTGCCGCTCGGGGACGGCGCCGTCCAGGCCATCCGCGGCCTCGTGGCAGAGCACCGGGCGGACGAAGCCACCCTGGCCGAGGCGGAGCGTTCCCTGCTCAAGGCGCGCGCGTGCCTGACCCCCTTCCCCGACGGCCCCGCCAAGACCTCCCTCGCCATGATGGTGGACTTCGTCCTGCAGCGCCGATGGTAGCGCACCCCCCCGCCCCCGGCGAGGCGCTCCGGGACCGGCTGCGGGCCTCCGCCGCCGCCGGCACGCCCCCCCGGGTTCTGCTCATCAAGATGTCCTCGCTGGGCGATGTCATCCACGCCCTCCCGACCGTCGCAGCGCTGAAGCGCGGCCTCGCCTGCCACCTCACGTGGGTGGTGAACGCCGCCTACGCGGACCTGGTCCGCTGCTGCCCGGCCGTGGACGCCGTCCTCCCCTTCGACCGGCGGCATGCCCTCCGCCACCTGCCCGGGTTTCTCGCGGCCGTGCGCCGGGAGCCCTACCATCTCGCCCTCGACCTCATGGGGCTGCTGAAGAGCGCCCTGGTCGCCCGGCTCGCCGGGGCCGAGGTGGTGCTGGGGGCTTCCTACAATCGCGAAGGGGCGCGCTTCTTCTACGACGCTCGGCTTGGCCCTCGAGACTTGAACCGGCACGCAATTCTCCAGAACCTCGACGCGGCGACCTACCTCGGCCTCGAGGCGGACCCCGGCACGTTTCCGCTCCGCTTCCCCGCCCCGGCGACGCCTATCCCCGCTGGCCGCCCGGTGGCGGTGCTCGTCCCGGGGGCGCGCTGGGTCACGAAGCGCTGGCCGGAGGAGCGCTTCGCCGCGGTGGCGGCCGGTCTCGTCAGAGACGGCGTCCACGTCCTGATCGTGGGGGAGGAAGCGCCGGGGGACGGCGGCGGGTGGCCGCCGGAGATCCAGGATCTCCGGGGCAAGACCTCCCTGGTCGAGCTCGGGGCCGTCCTGGCTCGGACGGACCTCGTGATCGCCAACGACACGGGGCCCATGCACCTCGCGGCCGCCCTGGGCCGCCCGGTCATCGCCCTCATGGGCCCCACGGATCCGCGCCGGACC
Encoded here:
- a CDS encoding glycosyltransferase family 9 protein, whose translation is MVAHPPAPGEALRDRLRASAAAGTPPRVLLIKMSSLGDVIHALPTVAALKRGLACHLTWVVNAAYADLVRCCPAVDAVLPFDRRHALRHLPGFLAAVRREPYHLALDLMGLLKSALVARLAGAEVVLGASYNREGARFFYDARLGPRDLNRHAILQNLDAATYLGLEADPGTFPLRFPAPATPIPAGRPVAVLVPGARWVTKRWPEERFAAVAAGLVRDGVHVLIVGEEAPGDGGGWPPEIQDLRGKTSLVELGAVLARTDLVIANDTGPMHLAAALGRPVIALMGPTDPRRTGPAGPGHRVLSGFPQCSPCFSRTCGNPDRLCCLTAVEPEEVLAAARDVLRRRAAPRVAALTGPGKP